A genomic region of Streptomyces sp. R33 contains the following coding sequences:
- a CDS encoding winged helix-turn-helix domain-containing protein, translating to MRYAQGGGLTPQRQAARERVRMLAADDFARDEKNVVIAKRLRVSVRSVERWRRSWREGGRQALCISGPAGRPKVDDSDFAVLEPLLLDGAMAEGWADERWTLSRVRMLIADQLGVSLSIRGVWELLRRHGWSCQQPARRAVERDDAAVAGWVKETWPQAKPPRRRSGHGWSSRTRPPSR from the coding sequence ATGAGGTATGCCCAGGGTGGTGGTCTCACTCCGCAGAGGCAGGCCGCGCGGGAGCGGGTGCGCATGCTCGCCGCCGACGACTTTGCGCGGGATGAGAAGAACGTGGTGATAGCCAAACGGCTTCGGGTCAGTGTGCGGTCGGTGGAACGGTGGCGCCGGTCCTGGCGGGAGGGAGGACGGCAGGCACTGTGCATTTCGGGCCCAGCCGGGCGGCCGAAGGTCGACGACAGTGATTTCGCCGTGCTCGAGCCGCTCCTGCTGGATGGCGCGATGGCCGAGGGCTGGGCGGATGAGCGGTGGACGCTCTCAAGGGTGCGCATGCTGATCGCGGACCAGCTGGGGGTGTCGTTGTCGATCCGCGGAGTGTGGGAGTTGCTGCGGCGGCACGGCTGGTCGTGTCAGCAGCCTGCGCGGCGGGCAGTGGAACGGGACGATGCGGCGGTGGCCGGCTGGGTGAAGGAGACCTGGCCCCAGGCAAAGCCACCGCGGCGGCGCTCGGGGCATGGCTGGTCTTCGAGGACGAGGCCGCCGTCTCGATGA